A genomic stretch from uncultured Cohaesibacter sp. includes:
- the rpsB gene encoding 30S ribosomal protein S2 — protein sequence MALPEVSMRSLLEAGVHFGHQTHRWNPKMGKYIFGARNNIHIIDLSQTVPLMNEALKAVSDTVARGGRVLIVGTKRQASGPVAEAAKAAAQYYVNSRWLGGMLTNWKTITQSIQRLRKLDELLDGEAQGFTKKERLTLTRERDKLERALGGIKDMGGVPDLIFVIDTNKEDIAIHEARRLGIPVAAVVDTNCDPDGIDFPVPGNDDASRAISLYCDMIVAAAIDGISRSAGDVGIDLGESEEGLLEAALDDEATEEAAAPEAAAEEKAE from the coding sequence ATGGCACTTCCTGAAGTATCCATGCGCTCACTGCTTGAAGCAGGTGTGCATTTTGGTCACCAGACCCACCGCTGGAACCCGAAAATGGGCAAATACATTTTCGGCGCTCGCAACAACATCCATATCATCGACCTGTCCCAGACCGTTCCTCTGATGAACGAAGCTCTGAAAGCTGTGTCTGATACCGTTGCTCGTGGCGGTCGCGTTCTGATCGTTGGCACCAAGCGCCAGGCTTCCGGCCCGGTTGCTGAAGCTGCAAAAGCTGCTGCCCAGTATTATGTGAACTCCCGTTGGCTCGGCGGCATGCTGACCAACTGGAAAACCATCACCCAGTCCATCCAGCGTCTGCGCAAGCTCGACGAGCTGCTTGACGGGGAAGCACAGGGCTTCACCAAGAAAGAACGCCTGACGCTTACTCGCGAACGCGATAAACTGGAGCGCGCTCTGGGTGGTATCAAGGATATGGGCGGCGTGCCTGACCTGATCTTCGTGATCGATACCAACAAAGAAGACATTGCCATTCACGAAGCCCGTCGTCTGGGTATTCCTGTTGCAGCTGTCGTTGATACCAACTGCGATCCTGATGGCATCGACTTCCCGGTTCCGGGTAACGATGACGCTTCCCGCGCTATCTCTCTTTACTGCGACATGATCGTTGCTGCTGCCATTGACGGTATCTCCCGTTCTGCTGGCGATGTTGGCATTGATCTTGGCGAATCTGAAGAGGGCTTGCTTGAAGCCGCTCTCGACGATGAAGCTACTGAAGAAGCTGCAGCTCCTGAAGCCGCTGCTGAAGAAAAAGCTGAATAG
- the tsf gene encoding translation elongation factor Ts: MAITASMVKELREVSGAGMMDCKKALGETDGDMEAAIDWLRTKGLAKAAKKSGRVAAEGLIAIAGEGNKAALAEVNAETDFVSRNEQFQELARNIASVVVEAGDKLEDILAAEYPGGGTVEETITNAVATIGENMNLRRGQVLSVDKGVVASYMHSATAPGLGRLGVLVALESEGDAEKLEALGKQIAMHIAATNPLAATTEEVDPAAIEREKAVFSEQAKASGKPDNIIEKMVEGRMRKFFEEVVLLKQTFVIDGENTVEQAIKNAEKEVGAPIKLVAFARFALGEGIEKKEEDFAAEVAAAAGN; the protein is encoded by the coding sequence ATGGCGATTACAGCATCAATGGTTAAAGAGCTCCGCGAAGTTTCCGGCGCGGGCATGATGGACTGCAAAAAGGCCCTGGGTGAAACCGACGGTGATATGGAAGCCGCAATCGACTGGTTGCGCACCAAGGGGCTGGCGAAAGCTGCGAAGAAATCCGGTCGTGTTGCCGCTGAAGGGCTGATTGCTATTGCTGGTGAAGGCAATAAAGCTGCTCTTGCAGAGGTTAATGCCGAAACCGACTTCGTTTCCCGTAACGAACAGTTCCAGGAACTGGCACGCAACATCGCTTCTGTTGTTGTTGAGGCTGGCGACAAACTGGAAGACATTCTGGCTGCAGAATATCCTGGCGGTGGCACGGTTGAAGAAACCATCACCAACGCTGTTGCTACCATCGGCGAAAACATGAACCTGCGTCGCGGTCAAGTTCTGAGCGTAGACAAAGGCGTTGTTGCTTCCTACATGCACTCCGCAACGGCTCCTGGCCTTGGACGTCTCGGCGTTCTGGTGGCTCTGGAATCCGAAGGCGATGCAGAGAAGCTCGAAGCTCTTGGCAAGCAGATTGCTATGCATATTGCTGCGACCAACCCGCTGGCTGCAACCACCGAAGAAGTTGATCCTGCTGCTATCGAACGCGAAAAGGCTGTGTTCTCTGAACAGGCTAAAGCGTCTGGCAAGCCTGACAATATCATCGAAAAGATGGTTGAAGGTCGTATGCGCAAATTCTTCGAAGAAGTTGTTCTGCTCAAGCAGACCTTCGTTATCGATGGAGAAAACACCGTTGAGCAGGCTATTAAAAACGCTGAGAAAGAAGTCGGCGCGCCTATCAAGCTGGTTGCTTTCGCTCGCTTCGCTCTTGGCGAAGGCATCGAGAAGAAAGAAGAAGACTTCGCTGCTGAAGTTGCCGCTGCTGCTGGTAACTAA
- the pyrH gene encoding UMP kinase yields the protein MGDLKYKRVLLKVSGEALMGEQSFGIDQAMVARVAQEIADVRALGTEVGVVIGGGNIFRGVSVAAKGGDRVRGDHMGMLATVMNVLAMANALESIDVPVVAMSAIAMDEICEQFTQRAAKAYLAEGKIVLFAAGTGNPFVTTDSGAALRAAEMQCDAVFKGTQVDGVYSADPLKNPDAIRYDEISYTEVLKQGLKVMDAAAIALAQEANIPIIVYSLHEPNGIVEILQGRGRATVVSG from the coding sequence ATGGGTGATTTAAAATATAAGCGTGTCTTGCTGAAGGTATCCGGCGAAGCGCTGATGGGTGAACAATCCTTCGGGATCGATCAGGCAATGGTGGCTCGCGTCGCGCAGGAAATCGCAGATGTGCGGGCGCTTGGGACCGAGGTTGGCGTTGTTATTGGCGGCGGTAACATTTTTCGCGGTGTGTCTGTTGCCGCCAAGGGTGGCGATCGGGTGCGTGGCGACCATATGGGCATGCTGGCAACGGTTATGAATGTGTTGGCTATGGCCAACGCGCTGGAGAGCATTGATGTTCCTGTGGTTGCGATGTCTGCAATTGCGATGGATGAAATCTGCGAGCAGTTTACCCAACGCGCTGCCAAGGCCTATCTGGCTGAAGGCAAGATCGTGCTTTTTGCTGCCGGTACCGGCAATCCTTTCGTTACGACAGATTCGGGTGCAGCGTTGCGCGCGGCCGAAATGCAGTGTGATGCGGTATTTAAAGGCACTCAGGTTGACGGGGTTTACTCTGCTGATCCACTGAAAAACCCTGATGCTATCCGTTATGATGAGATCAGTTATACAGAAGTCCTCAAACAAGGGCTCAAGGTTATGGATGCAGCTGCGATTGCGCTTGCTCAAGAAGCAAATATCCCGATAATTGTTTATTCATTGCACGAACCGAACGGGATTGTCGAAATTCTGCAGGGCCGTGGGCGTGCTACGGTCGTTTCCGGCTAA